The genomic segment ttataaaacaattcttttatttattagaaaAAACAATCATGTCATACCAAAATTGTCATAGTGAGATTCTATGTtatttattcattaaattaaactgaataattaataattagcaatatatattgttaaatggtcgataaattattttacattgtGTGAATTGATTTACTTTATTAAgcaataattacatattgtAATTCATTTTGCTGTGTATAGATTAATTATGgaacaatttgtttaaatatatgatcaATTCATAAtagatttatatatgtgaCACTATCGTATGtatgtaataaaaatttcttTTACAATCAAACATATGTATTGGTATTTTACATATACGATTGTCATATACAATGATAATCCTAAGCGTCTATCAATGATAGCAATCCTTATAAACTGATATTTTACTTATACATTAATGAGCGTTGAAGGCAAACAAGTGGGTAGTAAATATTCTTTACATataattgctaaataaaaaCTACTTAACtacatttgattattagttttgaaatatttctcAATAAGCAAATGcttaacaatattataatcaCTTAAAGTAGTAATCTTCATATTAAACTGGTGTCCTGGGACCAAATAGATCtttttattgcaatatATTTCGACATAACGTGAACAATCAGGGTATTCCATGTCATATTCAGCGGCAGTTTCATAAGCacattttatcaaattggaCTTAAATGCTTGCGGGGTCTGTATTAACACAAATAAATCCCGGTCAACATCTCCGTTTTCAATCAGTTTATAATCTAAGTGTTGTTTGATGGAgtcattgatttttatgAAAGGTACAGCAGAACCTTTTTTGCAGGCTGTTGCGATCATTTTGTCCAGGTCAATGGTGTGAATCAGGGGTCTGGCAGAGTCGTGAATTAGTACTATGTCAGAATCCTTATTTAAGTGCTTTAGGCCATTAATCACTGTCAATTTCCTTGACGTACCAGCATCACATATAGTTATCTTTACCACAGTAAAGGGGGGTATCTGTTTATTGTATagtttttcaatattttgcCAATCGGGATCTGATTTAACAATGATTCGTTCCTTGTAATAGTAGAAGTGATTGTTATTTTGTGGGAATAATTTGGGGTTTTGTTGTATGGAATCCGCCTTTCTACCATTTAGCAGTGGCAACCTGGTCTGTAGATCATGAAATATGTCTGTAAACTTATTCCTATGAGTTGCCAAAATAATATGCTTAATATTTGGATACTTTAGTAGTTCATAAAAGGAGAATAGATATATTGGCACATTGTttacacaattaaattgttttattcCTGTGCCACCCGAGTCTTGGTACCGCAGTCCTCTTCCTCCACAAGTAAATATTACTGATATTGAAGATTTTTTGGGGTTGAGAAAGAGTGATTCATTTGCTGTGATACACGCGgtaaaatacaaaaatacataGGTTGAAGAAAGGGGGAAATGGGGGCGCATATACTATGGTGGCGTATGTTTTTTCAATGTATAGTTCACTtgacaaattaattcagGTGTGTGGcttaattaattttaatagtaaatttataatacCTTTTGTGACCATATATGCATTTACACAAAAGAATCTACCTGCATTTAAATATACTTTTACTACTTTCATAATGATGTTGTTTTTATTGTTGCAATGtgcaacaatttcattagCTAAGAATTCTTGTAGAGGAACGGGCGTGATTGATGTACTTGAAAGACAACGATGTGTGAATTCTAGAAGCTCTAATTTCCTGGAGTCACAACTTTTTAGTATGCCAACACATTATGTACAACTTTATACCAAAACATCATCATTTGAAAATGCAAAAAAGCTTCACCAAATGCTCATAAGGGAAGATCCGGCGTCTATTGAAgagttaattaattttcaCAATTCGCAATACTTTGGCAAGATCAAAGTTGGGACGCCAGGGAAGGATTTTGTTGTTGTAAGTACTTATTTTATGCAGGTTTTTGACACCGGTTCATCGCAGCTATGGATACCCTCAATCAAATGCAGGTGTGTAATAGTTGATTTAGCGATGGTTGTGAAAATCATGAACGATTTGatccaaaaaattcaacaaCTTATAAGTCACAAAATGGAGGTAAACATGGACATTTAACGCAGACAACGGGGATAAGgcaatatcatcaattaaGGTAGGcaatataatcatttagtATGGCTCTGGTGAATGCGGTAAATCATGCATGTTATTTAGTTCTGGAACTAGGTTATGATGAAGTTAGGGTTGGCAATCTGTAAgaaataaatcatttaggGTTGTAAAGAATCAATCCATAGGATTGGCTTTAAAGGGTCGGACGAATTGTTATGTAGAAAGCAAACATCCTTTCGGTGATCTTCCTTTTGATGGATTGGTTGGTCTGGGTCTACCTGAAAGTGAATACCGGCTTAATTTAGTTGGAAGCAATGGTTCATTCGACGATAAAAATTCCCCATTAATGGATTCTATCAAACATCAAGTATCACAAGAATCACATAGAACTTGTTgaaaaataacatatttgCTTTTTACATGTCTGAAGATACTAATATGTGAGTAACTAATCACTAAGTAATGGCGCGTTGTCATTTGGTTCAGTAGATCCCAAACACATCAAGCCCGGGCATGTTCCGCTTTGGTTCCCACTCATATCAACAGGTATCACAACTCAGTGAATTAGATTATTGGGAAGTGGCAATTGAAGACATtttaattgatgataaatcatttggAGCTTGTGGTGACAATGGCTGCAAAGCAGCGGTAGACACTGGATCTTCACTAGTAAGTAAACGATTTAACTTCAGATAACTACTCCTTCGATACTTGCACTTGAGCTTTATGACCGGATAAAAGCGGCTTCTGATTGCTCAAACTACACTGAACTTCCAAAGATATCAATTATGATGAAAACTGTTGATGGAAAAACTGCAATGCTAGACCTTGACCGTGATGATTACATGTTTAAGGATGAAGAAGTGAGTATGCGGATCAGTTAGAATTCCGAATGCCTTATGGGTATTATACCAATGGATGTACCTATGCCCAGGGGGCCGCTAATCGTGTTGggaacaaattttattagGAGATACTTGGCCATTTTTGACCGCGACAAGTTGAGAATCGGATTGGTGGCTGCTAATAGAAAGAAAGTTAAAGTGAAAGCTTGACCTTTTGTTTTTATCGCTACGATTTATCCCACAAACatcattttatttttattttagataattcatattcataattattgatacAGAGAAAGTGAAAATCCCCcctatatatataataagGTCTGTGTAGTGTTAGTTACATCTTTTATGATTGAGGGGTAGATAATTTGGGGATTATCGTGAAATGTTAAGTAAAATAAATCATGCATTTAAATAGACAATAATGACACAAAAGTATTCCCACAGTTAATATATAGTTAgtatgttaaataaatggaAAGACGGAAATTATTCCATTGttactaattatttggaATACATATGTACgttttcaaattttatatattttattcatataatcaacaaataattgtatttgttaatacataaatagAACGTGTGTGCCAAGCGGACAAATTActgtaaattttaacataatgtgtaaacatttaataaaaaggatattatctaaattgaACCAATAAATTGCTTTTTCTCTAAACAATTATTGCGATTATAGAgatcaaaaaatgaatttgcGTGAAATAGATTGTAATAAATCACGGATACACATTGTTTCGCCCAACATTGAAATCGCCACTTGCCAGTAGTATGTCTAGAGCGTTGCGGTCTAACTGGAAAGGTCTTTCATCATTCGTCAACGAAAGCGTTTCTACTGCTTGGAATGAAATTAAGTCGTGCGATGGAGCCTTGCAAAATGTGATAGATAATAATCGCAGTGGCACAGTCACAAAGATTGATTGGTCACAATGGAAAGAACGGATCGGCAACCCAAAGTTATTAGAGGCATTTGAatctaattataattgtcTAATATCATTGTTAGATAAAATTCCCCAACCAATATTGAAGTATTGTGAGGTATTAAAACGAGCTGAGGAAGAATCCGGTAAATCGGCAGAAGAAGCTATGAGACTTATTGAAGACGGAGTAAAGGCCCTGTGGATATCTAATCATAATCCTCCTGTATGGAAAATAGACCCTAATGAGGTAATTTGAATCATAACATTTAGTGGTTAGAATCAGATCAATATTGGCAGGCGTATATAGAAAAACATGCCGTTTTTGCGCCACACATAGATTCTTTAGATCCAGAATCTCCGGCTGAAATTGAGGTaactaaattttttatgtaGGCTCGCAGACAAAAATGGCAAACAAACGTCGCTAAATTTAACGAACGTACGGATACGCCCATTTTGTATGATTATATGAACCACTTGCCTACGTGGGAATATTACGACATCAATCGTAAACAATTCTACCAACATATGTCATATTTTCTAAATCTAACAGGAGAGGATTTTAGGCATTTTCCCGATATTCCAAAATGGCAATGGATCACCCATTGTGAAGATTTGAACTTCAAATTGTTCGCCGTTCAGCATAGAAGGAAGGTTGAGAAGCAATTAACCACAAAGTCTAGACATGTTTCCAATGATTTAGAGCCTGAAGAGGGCCATTGTGAAGAAACACATGAAATGGCTTTTCTCAGTTCAGAAAAAGAGAGATCTGAAGAGGCACTAATCTACTTGCTCAGTAACTATGCATTTTTAAGTGACCCATATATCccatttgaaaatttgttccAATTGGAGTTAATTAAATCCAGATTTGGTGATGGTAAATTGTTTTCCTTTGGTGAAGACGTGGATGTGTTGTTTTTTTTGCCAAACAAGGCACTAAGCACAGTTTCACCTAAAAAGTGCTTCCACCTATACCTTGTAAGCCTGGTAATTACCTAGGACCACCTAGTGATGAACGGAGTACGTCTAAACCCATCATACGCACAATACTTGGATAATACATTTGATGTTATACAACAGAGAGGACCAAATTGGTAAAACTGCAGTTATTTAGGTTGACACTACCCGGGGAAAGTGTTAGAGAAGCTTTCATAAGGAGACTAAGGGCAGATGATCCGATGAGACAACACTTTGAAAAGTATATAGTCGAGCTTGAGGATAGAATGGCAAATGCAACAGAAGTAGAGGAGAGTGAAATTAGTGTCAagtttataaaataatctGTAGTTTTATGAAAAGCAACACCTAATTAGCATACGTTTGTATTTAGGAATTTATCTAATTACTTGTAGGATATATAcgttaatttattgaattggTGAATTCTTAACCAAAACAAGTTGTCATGCATTGGGAATGGGTGTGATTAATTGGGTACAGGCTATCACTGAAATAAAAgcataattaaataaaattatgagtaataaataatataaatttgtgattatttttacaacatattgataaagttaaatttatgacataatgaattgaaattaataatttaaaaggTATAAGTGTTGcaactatattatttactgGTATTTTTCCAgtaaatttcaatatttgcaaaaaataattgatatcGGGTGTTGTATCACTGATAAATTCTTATTATATCAGTTTCTTGACACCCAATTAGGTCTTTAGCATAAAGATTTGAGGCTTTGATTGTAGGGTCAACGATAGTTCACGATGATATTGACTAAACATCTGTGTAGTTATGCCTATTACGGTTCTTCGCGGATGAAGTGGTTTTTTCAAAAACCTTATATACGTGTGGAtccaaattcattattacattatccCGAAACATCATATATCGATTGTAGGAAGGTGGATTATTTGTACGACCAACCAAAATCTGGGTAAGCATTCATATCGAATAATTCAGATATGAGGGAACTGAAATATATGGCCCTAATACACTGGAATTAAGTAATCTTCCCATGGGCCGAACGCCAGAATATTTGCAGGATAGACTGAGGAGATTTTTTTCAACTTTCGGTTTAGTTACTAGTGTGAGATGTTTACCACATTCATTGGACCCATATCA from the Babesia microti strain RI chromosome I, complete genome genome contains:
- a CDS encoding 2-C-methyl-D-erythritol 4-phosphate cytidylyltransferase (overlaps_old_locusTagID:BBM_I02480) is translated as MRPHFPLSSTYVFLYFTACITANESLFLNPKKSSISVIFTCGGRGLRYQDSGGTGIKQFNCVNNVPIYLFSFYELLKYPNIKHIILATHRNKFTDIFHDLQTRLPLLNGRKADSIQQNPKLFPQNNNHFYYYKERIIVKSDPDWQNIEKLYNKQIPPFTVVKITICDAGTSRKLTVINGLKHLNKDSDIVLIHDSARPLIHTIDLDKMIATACKKGSAVPFIKINDSIKQHLDYKLIENGDVDRDLFVLIQTPQAFKSNLIKCAYETAAEYDMEYPDCSRYVEIYCNKKIYLVPGHQFNMKITTLSDYNIVKHLLIEKYFKTNNQM
- a CDS encoding Cathepsin E-B (overlaps_old_locusTagID:BBM_I02485), whose translation is MMLFLLLQCATISLAKNSCRGTGVIDVLERQRCVNSRSSNFLESQLFSMPTHYVQLYTKTSSFENAKKLHQMLIREDPASIEELINFHNSQYFGKIKVGTPGKDFVVVFDTGSSQLWIPSIKCSDGCENHERFDPKNSTTYKSQNGDNGDKAISSIKYGSGECVLELGYDEVRVGNLVVKNQSIGLALKESKHPFGDLPFDGLVGLGLPEIGSNGSFDDKNSPLMDSIKHQNLLKNNIFAFYMSEDTNINGALSFGSVDPKHIKPGHVPLWFPLISTDYWEVAIEDILIDDKSFGACGDNGCKAAVDTGSSLITTPSILALELYDRIKAASDCSNYTELPKISIMMKTVDGKTAMLDLDRDDYMFKDEENSECLMGIIPMDVPMPRGPLIVLGTNFIRRYLAIFDRDKLRIGLVAANRKKVKVKA
- a CDS encoding conserved protein, unknown function (overlaps_old_locusTagID:BBM_I02490), translating into MSRALRSNWKGLSSFVNESVSTAWNEIKSCDGALQNVIDNNRSGTVTKIDWSQWKERIGNPKLLEAFESNYNCLISLLDKIPQPILKYCEVLKRAEEESGKSAEEAMRLIEDGVKALWISNHNPPVWKIDPNEWLESDQYWQAYIEKHAVFAPHIDSLDPESPAEIEARRQKWQTNVAKFNERTDTPILYDYMNHLPTWEYYDINRKQFYQHMSYFLNLTGEDFRHFPDIPKWQWITHCEDLNFKLFAVQHRRKVEKQLTTKSRHVSNDLEPEEGHCEETHEMAFLSSEKERSEEALIYLLSNYAFLSDPYIPFENLFQLELIKSRFGDGKLFSFGEDVDVLFFLPNKALSTVSPKKCFHLYLDHLVMNGVRLNPSYAQYLDNTFDVIQQRGPNWLTLPGESVREAFIRRLRADDPMRQHFEKYIVELEDRMANATEVEESEISVKFIK